taagatacagttggaaagttttccacatgtctgtgaactgcttggataagtaaatccaaacaaagcatcactagcaacagttgaagtaaaagtaattattgcctaagaagcaataaaacagggttgtttaaagttcttcactgaacttgggtagatcacctgtctgctggcttgatggttcttcattgaaaaatgcgtagaaccactcttgaagcaagaaaaacgtctgctaacttgatggttcttcattgcaaaatgagtaaaaccaccatcgaagtaagaaagactagatcacataataaacaaactcgaaaagatcttatcatcatatctcgaagaacattcgatgaaaaggatattaagattggcaaagcgtgataactaaacctatgcaacaagtgagaagcaacactcacgttgtagcactggaaatcaagcatagctttgaattccatgaattgttttagaagatgggtttgaggcccatggttataaaacattggggttgaacatttatcatatatgaaatgtattttcatattccatttaatcttggtttagtattaaatgatgagtcccttcaaatttgacgatatattcaagatagactgtcaggaccagtcctgtgactaagaaatgtctatcaagtgaacttgaatatcaaaggttgaaaatggtccctagtcggagttttctataaaattggacgcatagaaaacgttagacgactagagtgcaagatgactagtagttctgtttcttgaactatgtggacatggcaatgtcataatcatttgcatagatacttactttgggaagactagtatcggacaagacctatgaaactttactgtaagagatgaaagtctgtcataagtaaatttcattaaattattagacactaaatcctcaatacctgagtgatttgagattacttgtttgagaactggttgctttgacgttgaccaaccgtcgcaccgtaaaaggaggctataaaggcaacgctcaggtaatcacctatcaaacgaagtctaatctcaagatcgcaagattgggattgtcctcccataaatcgggatgagatgcttaaaagttgtacaaggccactcggagagctagaaactgtgaaatgcatggccgtgctcggatgaatcataggctatgattatctgtttatttgatcagttgaactctgaaaccgaggaacacctctggacataataaggatgacaactcttaccttatgttcaagagcaagcatcgagcgacaaaggaattaggaaatgcacacttgtccctaaggacaagtgggagactgaaggaaataatgcccttggtccaagtatgcattctatgttaagtctaataaatgcggttcagtattaattaacaagttaataattcagtgagatcaagtgagctgaatgcctagctagaggccgcttcagttcaagtgaaattaatgatattaatccacagcttactcttgactgaacccgtagggtcacacaaatagtacgtaaacggatcaagtatttaatggcattaaatactccatctatgaatattcggaaccgacggatcttggtttcagtgggagctaagatcgtcacaggcaagaaatgaatactccggaaacgatgatattgccggaaacggaaatatggatcgtatcggaaatatgaatattatccaagtcgtagatgttgccggaaacggaaacatggtacgtatcggaaaatattgttggaaatggaaatattaccagaatcggaaatattgccggaaacggaaatattgtcagaatcggaaatattaccggaatcggaaaataattccggaaacggaaatattaaatatttgttcgaaacggaaattaattccggaatcggaaatattgaatattgttcgtatcggaaatagattccggaaatggaattttaatcggaagcgtatcgtacgaattagcatcggacgaggcctgccggacgaaggcccagcacgaagccaggccatcgcccagcaagcacgcacgccacagcccagcgcgcacaaggccacgcatgcgtgggccgcgctgcgtgggctgctgctcgcatgcgtgggcagcccttgtggctgccgtgtgtgtgtgagtttgagctcatgcgagattcctgaatctgcaagagtcagtgtatgattaaatgtctattcctattggataaattgattaagtagaattcatgtagaattctaattccaaattaattcgcatcctactaggattacgattccttttccataactctataaataaaggcctaggggtcataatttatacacaagtttcaaagtattcaaaagtgagttttttgagagaaaattcaaacacccatcttgccccaaaagtgtcgaattttctgagtaccttaagggcgattctagttggtcaatcttaaggcggatccggacgtgctgtggactttctacggagggacgacacttggagtcctaaaagacttgttcttgttcggttcgggcgcagctagggaaggcacgcaacaaagagtatgcatctaaactatgctaaatgattatgtgtaaataatatgtttcctgggttaatggttgtttccgcatgatctatgtaatgtcatatgtatcataacctaacatggacttagtcaaagcacttatatcaataaggtgcttgataggttcaagatggcggactccaagcgaggctacctacccatgtctcatggaatgactctaagcaagactcagtgcccaaaaacacttgatgagcgtagacgaatgaatgggattccatatgcatcattgattggttcaataatgtatgctatgatatgtacacgcccggatgttgcgtacgcactcagtgctacgagcagataccaatcagacccaggagaggcgcattggactgctgccaagaatattctgaagtacctgaaaaggcacaaagatgacttcctggtctatggtggagatgatgaattaattgttaaaggctatacggacgcaagtttccaaaccgacaaagatgattttagatcacagtctgggtttgtcttctgcctcaacggaggagcagtaagctggaaaagtgctaagcaaagcaccattgcggattctacaactgaagcggagtacattgctgcacatgaagcagcaaaggaagctatatggctaaggaagttcataggtgaacttggtgtagtcccctccattaaaggaccaatagccctgtattgtgataataacggagctattgcacaggcaaaagagcctagacaccaccagagagtcaagcatgtacttcgtagatttcaccttctacgagagttcgttgaaagaaaagaagtcgagataagcaaaattggaactgatgacaacatatcagatccattaactaaacttctgccgcaggcgaagcacaactcgcacactgcagctatgggaatcaagcatattggagaatggctttgatgtctctgtttaatgttttaaagttttagagtttaaatctttgtaaaacattattggttaatcattcacaataaatgaaatgaattcatttttccatttaatttgtggtttattaaatgatgagtcccttcaatttgacgatatattcaagatagactgtcaggaccagtcctgtgactaagaaatgtctatcaagtgaacttgaatgtcaaaggttgaaaatggtccctaatcggagttttctataaaattggacgcatagaaaacgttagacgattagaatgcaagatgactagtagttctgtttcttgaactatgtggacatggcaatgtcataatcatttgcatagatacttactttgggaagactagtatcggacaagacctatgaaactttactgtaatagatgaaaatctgtcataagtaaatttcattaaattattagacactaaatcctcaatacttgagtgatttgagattacttgtttgagaactggttgctttgacgttgaccaaccgtcgcaccgtaaaaggaggctataaaggcaacgctcaggtaatcacctatcaaacgaagtctaatctcaagatcgcaagattgggattgtcctcccataaatcgggatgagatgcttaaaagttgtacaaggccactcggagagctagaaactgtgaaatgcatggccgtgctcggatgaatcataggctatgattatctgtttatttgatcagttgaactctgaaaccgaggaacacctctggacgtaataaggatgacaactcttaccttatgttcaagagcaagcatcgagcgacaaaggaattaggaaatgcacacttgtccctaaggacaagtgggagactgaaggaaataattcccttggtccaagtatgcattctatgttaagtctaataaatgcggtttagtattaattaacaagttaataattcagtgagatcaagtgagctgaatgcctaactagaggccgcttcagttcaagtggaattaatgatattaatccacagcttactcttgactgaacccgtagggtcacacaaatagtacgtaaacggatcaagtatttaatggcattaaatactccatctatgaatattcggaatcgacggatcttggtttcagtgggagctgagatcgtcacaggcaagaaatgaatactccggaaacgatgatattgccggaaacggaaatatggatcgtatcggaaatataaatattatccaagtcgtagatgttgccggaaacggaaacatggtacgtatcggaaaatattatcggaaatggaaatattgccagaatcggaaatattgccggaaacggaaatattgtcagaatcggatatattaccggaatcggaaaataattccggaaacggaaatattaaatatttgttcgaaacggaaattaattccggaatcggaaatgttaaatattgttcgtaccggaaatgaattccggaatcggaaatttaatcggaagcgcatcgtacgaataagcatcggacgaggcctgccggacgaggcccagcacgaagccaggccatcgcccagcaagccaagcgcgccgcacaaacagccacgccaggcccagcgcaaggccaggcccagcaggctgcgcagcgcgcacagcgcgcacagcacgcgcagcgcgcagcgcgcgcgggcgctgcgtgggctgctgctcgcgcgcacgcatggggggcccatcgtggctgccgtgcgtgtgtgtgcaagtgtttgtgttcgtgcacgtttcctaaaacatgcagagttcggttaatgattaaattcctaattctatttgataaattaattaaattagagttcttgtaggattctaggtttaattaatttgtatctgaataggatttcgattccctttccatacccctataaatatgaggctagggctcacaatttataacaagtttaaaagtattcaaaaagtgagtttttgagaggaaactaaaacacacatcttgctcataaaagtgccgaaattttctagtaccttaagggcgattctagttggtcaatcttaaggcggatccggacgtgctgtggactatctatggagggacgacacttggagtcctaaagacttgttcttgttcggttcgggcgcagctagggagggcacgcaacaaagagtatgcatctaaattatgctatatgattatgtgtaaataatatgttgtcctgggttaatggttgtttccgcatgatctatgtaatgtcatatgtatcataacctaacacggtgtagttatgaaattatttgtttaatagggtggtgggaCATATGATATAttaaatagattatttaattagatggttgggttgataagttactaaaaatggcaagtgtatctcttaaataaatagggtcggaaaaggcaagtgtatcccttaaataaacaCAAAGGGAGTATTTTATTAATTCTACTTTGTCGGGTCTAAATGTCTAATAGTCTTGTTTAACTAatatttttgagaaaaaaaaaattaaagggtGAGACCAGGTTTATGTTTTTTAACAACTATATTAGGTTTAAGTTTTTTAACAAGAAAACGCACGGATGAgactaaatatatttttttctgtTCTGAATAGTTTATTTAAACGaagtttttaattaaataaaatcaatttttatcaaCGGTTGTTGGGAAAATcagagaaaattattatttatttggatTGTAAAGTGATTAGTGATATTTTAGGAGTTTAGTGTTTCGATAAAAAacttaagttgggaaaataaaagaaacaaaactTATCAGACAATTATTCGATATCATTTTCTTTTGGAATTGAATAATATCCGTAGCCGTAACCGTAACCGTAACCATACACGTACCCTTGATCTATCAAAACTTTTGGATATGGTATTGATTTGATAACCATATCAGTTATAATACCCTATTTTCCAGATTGGGTATATAACAAGCTTTCaagtttataagtaattttgttggacccactttttaacacttgttttacataaaataaaaaataaaaaattatttgttgTTTAGGTATGGTCGTATAATAACACATTTCagtgtaatttatttatttatttatttattaactatTGTAGGTTAAGAGTATAAttcatttttttgaaaattttatatgaaaatcaaaaaatattttGCTATTTCGCTTTTACGGAATTTCCGTAATAGCTTACTACGTACTTCTATTATAGAAACagtaatataaaaaaaactatGATTTTTTTCCATTCCTAACATATTTGTTCTTCATATCAGTAAtaatgtatatattttttttatccttgtcgTAATACTtgaaatcataatttatttttccatatatacttttattaaatagaaggaaaaaataagaaaaaaaaattaggaaatcatatattttaaaatattcttaaattaaaaagaaaagaaaaaaataataaggacTCACCAGGACGTAACACGTGTCATTCTTGATGTGTCTTTTAGCATATAGTAATAGATGTTCATTTCGTAGATATATTAATTTTTGCTACGGATATTAATATATACTAAattaaagataaaataaaattaaaacattcaagatagactcgataagaaacttttttttaattttacattacgactaaaatctgaaattttaattttaagaaCTCTTGTATCCTTATATGACATCAAAACGTTGAGACTACAATTTATTAACTTAGCACAAATACATTGCAAGGGCGTTCCTTTTCTCGAAGTTTGTATCTCATCCTCGGATGATATGATTATAGGTAGCGCTTCTTTGGTAAGCATACCTAGTTTTCTTTCctaatgaaaataaaataaaaataaaaaacaaaaacaatgcattGGCGGAGCTATGGTGGCAGTGGTGAGTGAATACAGTGGCCCGCTacgattttttttaaaggaagaaaagaattttttataatttttacgaccatatttttgactttttgcTCCCCACCAATGTATAATTTCTGATTCCATCATTAAATAGAATACAAAGGGTAACAAAGAATTAAGAAGAAATGTCATACGTGTAAATTAAATACTCCGtaacacaaacaaatttaaaTGATGGAGCTTCAATATATACTACTATTCCACTACGTACTAGTACGTACTTCATAATTTAAATAGCTGAAAATCAAGTATTCAACCCATAACAAACGTACAATACGTAACTACGTAAGAGTAGCATGTGTTAATTAAAGCTCACCGGAAACAAAGAAATTACGAAGAAAAGCATGATTCTTCAACGAATTGCATGCACTTCTTACGTTACAAACACACAATTaatatttcatattttttttaataattaaattaaatgcaTGACCATATTATAAAAGAATTTTCAAAAGAGTATACGACGTGTTAATTTTGATCATGCAGTTTAGGCAAAGACGGCGACTGCTCCAAGGACAGCCATCAAAGCCACACTGCTTCCTTGAACAAAAGCACCATTGCCATGACCATGACCACTGTGATCACCCTCCTCCTCATCATGATGTTCACCATCTGGGCCCGGGGCGTCGGCCGAGGTGGGGCCCTCCGTGGACGGGACAGATGAAGGAGTAGCAGCAGCCATGGGTGGTGGTGTCATGGCTGGGGTTTGGGCTGGGGACATTGGGGCCACTGGGGGTACCGACAAGGGAGCAGGCGTCGATGGTGTGGGGGCCACGACTACTGTGACGGGCGCAGGTGTCGCGGCTGTGGTTGTAGTCGGGGCTGGGGCCGCGGAAGGTCCTTGGGCGAAAGCTGACCCGACTAGGACAACAATGAGGACTAGGGCAAGAGTAGCGCGTGAGAGAGCCATTGATGTCAGTTAGCTGAAATGGTTTATGTTACGTTAACGCACACACCACCCTACAAAAAGAACGAGGGTATTAGAAATAGGGAAGAGTGTACgtgtttttttgtgttttttttggtttttctggAGATGAATGTGGAATTTGAGGTTCATATATAGTGAAATGAATGAAAATGATGTGTTTAGAatattctaaaataaatatatatttaacttAATTATACCCCTGGTAAGGAAATTAGTGGGATAATTGTCTTGCACGTTAGGGGAAGAAAGGAATTGGTAGGAGAATATCTTAAGAACTTAGTGGAGGAGCAGTTTCTCtgttttaataaacttaatttaGATGTTGTACATTAGTCCGTACGGTGACAAAGGTTCAATAAGTAAAGCCAAATAACAAGTTATCGGTAAGTCATCCAAAGCATAGCTCAATTGATAAAAAGCAACCCCCgtcaaaaattaaaatataattgtaTGACATGGTCCAAGTTTAAATCCCTTGAAAAACAAAATTACTCCCTCTGcctcttaatactcgcaccgctttccttttcgggccgtcccttaatacttgcaccgcttctataaatggaaatttataccaatattatattatttctcacacttacttactaaccccacctacacccatattccctacaaaaaaccATTTAAAAATTAACACCCTCaatcaccactccccacctatTACACATTCccactaattatattaaaaaaaatactccactatcaactaacacccattaaattaataagtcaattcaaatgtcttaaactccgcaccggtcaaaccggtgcgagtattaagggacggagggagtactatacaATTAATAAAGTGAAAACCTTTTAATTATTTCCTATGGTACCAAGTATGAAGGATAATGCTATGTCAAATGCTTTGATAAATAGACATCAAAATATCTTGTCTTTATTAGGGAGCGGCGAGGCGGTAGACTGTGAGGTATCTCCTCACACAAAACAGAGCAGTGATAATATCATTCTGTGTGAAAAAGTATCATTTCTGTAAAAATAAGAAAGTACAATTTCGATAaaaataccttttttttttttacagaatgatactttttttaacatgaatggtactttattttttgtcttttaactatttgtcttttagctttTTGCCACACATATGTAATATCTGAAAAACGACCCCCTGTTATCCTCGCTAGGAAAG
This Spinacia oleracea cultivar Varoflay chromosome 6, BTI_SOV_V1, whole genome shotgun sequence DNA region includes the following protein-coding sequences:
- the LOC130463687 gene encoding classical arabinogalactan protein 9-like — encoded protein: MALSRATLALVLIVVLVGSAFAQGPSAAPAPTTTTAATPAPVTVVVAPTPSTPAPLSVPPVAPMSPAQTPAMTPPPMAAATPSSVPSTEGPTSADAPGPDGEHHDEEEGDHSGHGHGNGAFVQGSSVALMAVLGAVAVFA